The following DNA comes from Nitrospinaceae bacterium.
AAGAACTCTAATCGAGAGCCTTACCCAAATTCTCTGATGGCGGCACAGCCGCTGGCCCAGCCACTGACACAGCCGGTGCGGCACCCGCCGGTGCGGCGCCCGCCGGTGCGGCGCTTGCGCCTGATTGAATTAAACCCCTCACCACAAAAGGCAGCGCCACGATAACCCCCGCCAGCCCCACCGGCGCAAGACCCAGATGGTCCACCGCAAAGCCAATCGCTGGCGCCAGCACCATGGCAAACAGCGATTTCGCCTGCGCCTCAATCGAGAACACCGTGGCCCCCGGATCGGGCGCCGCCTCGATATTCACCCGGCTAATCAAAATCGGCCGCCAGAAACCCTGCGCCACCGCCAGCCCGATAAACGCCGCGATGACCACCGCCATGTGGCCCAGGGCCAGCCCCGCCGCGAGCGTTGCATAGAGCGCACACGAGGCCACCCATATCAGCCGCGCCGCCCGCTCCTCGCCGCCCACCACGGCGCTCAACCTGTATCCGCCCCAGCTCGCCGCGCCCGCAAGCAGGTGCAACACGAAATAAACGGCCCCCGCCAGAACAGCGACCCGCTGGCGGCCCTCCCAGACACCCAGAACCGCGAGGCCAAGCGCCATCTGTTGAATAACCGGCTGAATATAATCCTTGGCCGCCTTGTAGACGCCATCGAAACCCATCGACTCGCCCACAACCCGGCGAAGCGGGGCAACCGTGACCACCCTTTTAAGCGCCCCTCTCAAATGAGAAATAACCACGGCCAGAATCTCTCTCGGGCCGGTC
Coding sequences within:
- a CDS encoding MFS transporter, with translation MLFRFSLYGFLKNQTYFEPFLILAFREKGLSFFQIGLLIGFREVCVNLFEVPSGAVADLYGRRRAVIFSLSAYIVSFLIFGFAASLAALFGAMFAFALGDAFRSGTHKAMIFDWLREQGREDEGVRVYGFARLWSKMGSALSVVIGGAFIFSGASYSDVFFLAVIPYLLGIVNLLGYPAELDGANRSGAQRPSVTGPREILAVVISHLRGALKRVVTVAPLRRVVGESMGFDGVYKAAKDYIQPVIQQMALGLAVLGVWEGRQRVAVLAGAVYFVLHLLAGAASWGGYRLSAVVGGEERAARLIWVASCALYATLAAGLALGHMAVVIAAFIGLAVAQGFWRPILISRVNIEAAPDPGATVFSIEAQAKSLFAMVLAPAIGFAVDHLGLAPVGLAGVIVALPFVVRGLIQSGASAAPAGAAPAGAAPAVSVAGPAAVPPSENLGKALD